In the candidate division WOR-3 bacterium genome, ATTGGAGATAAAATCCCCCCTTAAATTAGGGATAAAATGCCGGATAAGAAGTGGGTAGGGGGGTGGTAGGGGAGGCGGTGGTGGGGCTCACTTCAATTTAACCTAAAATAATTAAGTTATTGGAAATGCGAAACTTAAAAGAAAGACCCTTCTTTTAATAGGCGACTTTTATGTCGCCTGAATAACATTCCTTTTTTCCCGGGAGAAGGGGCAAAGAGAACTAATATACTTTCCCAAAGGAATATCCGAAGGTCAGAATTTTTCTTGATTTATTGAGATTTGGGTCTATAATGAAATGATGCCCCAACTTTCCGGCAAGTTCGCAAAATGGAAGGATGTAGAATTTGACCTCAATTCCCCGGTTCAGTATCTAAAAGGGGTCGGACCAAAAAGGGCATACTATTTTAAGAAGATTGGGATAGAAAAGATTAAAGACCTCATCTTCCTCCTCCCCCGAAGATATTTAGACCGAAAAAATCTCCGCCCCATCCGAGAATTGAAAGTCGGCGAAGAAGGAACAGTGATCGGTAAGGTTTTAGCCAGTGGGGTAGAAAAGACCTTAAAGAAGGGAGAAGTGGTAAGAATCGCTGTTGGCGACCAAACCGGTATTTTGTATGTCACCTGGTTCAACCGCCCCGATCTAAAAAACACCTTCCGGATAAATCAGGAAGTAATCCTTTCCGGACCAGTCTCCTATTTTAGGGGGAAGTCAATGGTCAACCCCTATTACGAAATTATGGAAGAAGGAAAGGAAGAATATAACTACTGCGGCGCCATCATCCCCATCTATCCCTTAACCGAAAACTTATCCCTCTGGGATATCCGCCGCACGATGCGCCAGGCACTCCAAATTGCCCAACCCCTATTAAGAGAAACCCTGCCCAAAAAGATTCTAAAAAATTATTCCTTCCCTTCCCTCCCTGCCACCCTAAATTCCCTCCACTTCCCAGAGACGATGGAAGAGACGATAAAGGCAAGGGAGAGGTTGGTTTATGAAGAGTTCTTCTATTTTGAATGCCTCTTGGCATTGAATAAGAAGCGAAAGAAAGAAGATGCCCCAATTCTTAGCAATCAGGAGAGATTGACCAAGAGTTTCCTCTCCCTCCTCCCTTTCCCCCTCACCCAATCCCAAAGGGAAGTGATTAAGGAGATTGAGGATGATTTACAAAAGGGGAAGAGTATGACCCGGCTTTTGCAGGGTGATGTCGGTTCCGGAAAGACGGTGGTTGCCCTTTACGCGATGGTCTTAGCCTGTGAGAATGAGACCCAAGCCTGCCTCATGGCACCAACCGAAATTTTGGCAGAGCAGCATTTCTTAAACTGGCATCCCCTTTTGGCGAAGATTGGTATAAAAAGCGCCTTACTCACCGGCAGCACAAAAAAGAAGGAGAAAATCTATGAAGGGTTGGCAAAGGGAGAGATTGGGATTGTCTTCGGCACCCACGCCCTGATTGAAGAAGATTGCCGGTTTAAGAATCTCGCCTTGGTGATTGTTGACGAACAGCACCGGTTTGGGGTGATGCAGCGGGCAAAACTTCTAACGAAAGGGAAATCTCCCCACTTTTTGGTGATGACCGCTACCCCCATCCCCCGCACTTTGAGTTTAACCCTTTACGGCGACTTAGATATCTCAACCTTAAAGGAGAAACCTCCGGGAAGGAAAAGAATCGTTACCCGTTTAACGAGCGAAGGAAAGAGGGATAAAGTCTATGATTTTATCAAAGGGAAGTTAAAGGAAGGGAGGCAGGTCTACATCCTCTGCCCCTTGATTGAAGAGTCGGAGAAGTTGGATTTGGCTTCGGCGAAGAAGACCTACGAAGAGGTGAAGATAATCTTTAATGATTTTTCGGTTGCCCTCCTCCACGGTCGGATGAGAAGTGAAGAGAGGATGAAGACGATGGAAGACTTCCGGAAAGGTTTAATCCAAATTTTAGTCACGACCACGGTGATTGAGGTTGGGGTTGATGTGCCCAATGCCACAATCATCTTAATTGAACATCCGGAGCGATTTGGTCTGGCGCAACTCCACCAGTTGCGGGGTCGGGTCGGTCGGGGGGAAGAAGTTTCTTATTGCATCTTATTGGCACCAGAAAATATCTCCCCGGAGGCAAAGGAGCGATTGACCCATTTTGAAAAGATGGATGATGGCTTCCTCTTAGCCGAAAAAGACTTGGAACTGAGAGGACCCGGACAATTCTTCGGTGTCCGCCAGCACGGCTTGCCCGATTTCAAAATCGGCGACCCGATAAAAGAGAAAGAGATCCTCTTCCGGGCAAGAGAGGATGCCTTCGCTATAATTGAAGAAGACCCAAACTTAGAAAAAGAAGAGAATTGGGTCATTCGGGAGAATATCCCGAAGAGATTTTTGGCGCGGGAGGATTTATTAAAGGTGATATGAGAAAGAGATTCGCTTCTCTTTTTATTCTTGCTTTTTTCTCCTGCACCCCCCTGCCCGAGGTGATTGGCAGGTTATTTGATGTCTATGTCTTAACCAACTATTCCGAGATGATAAAGGATACCCTATCCCTAATCTTAGAAGAAGAGATTCTCACCCCCCAACCGGAGAAAATCTTCCGCCTCCGCTATCGCCCCCTCTCCCAATTCGCCGTCTATGCCCAATTCCCCAATCTCTTACTCATCGGCACCCCTTTTGATACCATCATCCGAGATTTCCTTGGGGAGAAAAGGGAGATTGTGGCGAAGGAGACCTTTGCCTTCTTCACCATAAAGGAAGAGAAGAAAGGGAAAAAACTCCACCAATTCTTCATCTTTGTCGCTGCGGATAAAGAGAAGTTGTGCCGGGGGCTTATTAGATATAAAGATAGGATAAGATATTCCTTGGAAGAAGAGATTAAAGAACGGATCTTCTCCCTCACCTATACCCGAGGGGAGAATGAAAAGATAAAAGAGAGGCTTGAGACCAATTACCATTTCTCCTTAAAGGTACCGAAGGGATTTCAATTGTCAGAAAAATATGCCGCCGGCAACTTCCTCTATCTCTTCACCCATTATCCGGACCGGAGCATCTTCATCTACTGGTCGGATGGGGAGAAGGAGTTAAACCCTTTTGATTTAATCACCCTCCGGGATAGCCTAACCTACTTATATTACGATGGTGATTATGTTGCCCGAAAATATACTACCTACCAGGAGACAAAATTCTTTGGTCTTCCCGCGATTAAAATCCAGGGTGTCTGGCAGAATGATAAAGAGATAATCGGTGGTCCTTTTATCTCTTATGCCTTTAATTACAAGGGAAAGTTCTATCTCCTTGACGGCACCCTCTTCAATCCCGGAAAGAGAAAGTTAAATAACCTCTTCCAACTCTCGGTAATTCTTCTCACCTTCCAACCAGAAGGTGGAGAAAAGAATTAAACCTTTAAGACTTTAATCACCTACCTTCTTTGGAAAATAAAGAAACTATATCTCTATCCCGTAGATGCGGGTCTTCTTGTATAATTTACAACCCCACATCTCAATCGGGCGGATGATTGCTAAGTTATCTTCTAAGATCTGGGAGACCTCTCCCCATTTATAACCCAACCTCTTTGCCCCTTCAAAGGTCTCATAGTATAATAAGGCATCAAGCCCTAAGTTATGAAACTTCTTCTTCACCCCCAATGCCCAGAGCCTTGCCGCATCAATTCTCTTCTTATAGATTAAGAACTTCAAAAAGCCAAAGGGAAAAAGCCTGCCGTTCAATCTTTTTAAGACCTGATTGTAATCCGGCAATGCCAAACTGACCCCCGCCGCTTCTCCATCAACTTCCACAATCGGCAACAATTCGGAAACGGCAATCGGCTTCAATTTCCTTCCCAAATACTTAAATTCGGCATCGGTCAGGGGGGCAAAGTCCCAATTTTCCGACCAGGCATCATTATAAATCTCTTTAATCAAATAAATCTCCTTATCCAATCTCTTCAAATCAATCCTTCGCACCCTGATATTCTTCTTCTCCTTTAAGTAGTTTAATACCCTCTTTAACTTCTCCGGGACCTCTTGGTCGGTGCGAATAGCGTAGGCATAAAAATCCTTCTCCTTTCTCATTCCGTACCTCTCGCAGAATTCCAAATAGTAAGGAGGGTTATAGGACATCTTTAAGACCGGTGGCGAATCAAAACCTTCCAGAAGAAATCCGCATTCGTCATAAAGACCGGGGTTAGCCGGACCGACCATCTTTTCCATCCCCTTCTTCTTCAGATCTTCCCGCACTTGGTCAAAAAGGGCAGCGGCAATCTCGTAATCGGCAAAAGCCTCAAAGAAACCGAAATAGCCAACCTTTTTTTGATGATAGTCATTGTAATTATAGTCAATAATGGAGGCGACCCGCCCCACAACCTGCCCTCCCTTTTTCGCTAAGAAAAGTTCCCTCTCCGCATGGGAAAAGAACGGATTCTTCTTCACATCAAGCGTTTCCGCCATCTCCGAGATTAAAGGCGGAACCCAATTCTTATCCCCTTTATATAACTTAAAAGGGAGAAGGATAAATTCCCTTAATTCCTTTTTCGTCTCAACCCTTTTTACCTCAATCATCCAATTATCCCCATCTTCTTCCCAACCTTCTCAAAAATTTCCAATGCCCGGTCCAAATCCTCATCGGTGTGGGTTGCCATATAACTGGTGCGGATTAAGGAACGTCCGGAAGGAACCGCGGGCGGGATTACCGGATTGGTAAAAAGCCCCGCCTCATAAAGATTATGCCAAAATTGGATGGTCTTATAGTCGTCACCGATAATAATGGGGATGATTGGCGTGCAACTATTTCCAATATTATAACCCATCCCTTTTAACCCTTTAAGCATCTTATTCGTATTCCGCCACAACCTTTCCCTCCTTTCCGGTTCGTTCTTTATTATCTCCAAGGCAGCAAGAACCGTCGCCACCGCCGGGGGCGGGATACTGGCAGAAAAGATTAAAGAGCGGGCTTGGTGGCGGATAAAGGTGATCACCCTCTTTTCCCCAACGACAAAACCACCGATGGTGGCGAAGGACTTAGAGAATGTGCCCATAATCAAATCTACTTCCTCCTCCAAACCAAAATGTTCCGCCGTGCCTCTTCCATTCTTCCCCAAGACCCCAACCGCATGGGCATCATCAACCATCACCCGACAGTTATATTTCCTCGCTAACCGGCAAATCTCCGGCAGGTTGGCAATATCCCCTTCCATACTGAAAACCCCATCCACGATAATCAACTTCCCTTTCTCCTTCGGAATCCCTTTTAATACCTTTTCCAAGTCTTCCATATCATTATGAATAAATCTCTTCACCTGACCGAAGGATAATTGACAACCGTCAACGATTGAGGCGTGGTCAAGTTTATCCGTAATGGCACAATCTCCCCTCCGCACCAAAGCCGAGATCACCCCTAAGTTAGTCTGAAAGCCGGTTGAGAAGACAATACAATCCTCTTTCTTAAAAAATTCCGCCAGATTTCTCTCCAACTCCTCGTGTAAGTCTAAAGTGCCGTTTAAGAAACGAGAACCCGTGCAACCGGTGCCGTATTTCGCAATCGCCGCGATTGCCCTCTCTTTCAACTTTGGGTGGTTGGTGAGTCCCAAATAGTTATTGGAACCGAACATCAGAAGTCTCTTCCCTTTGATTACCACCTCCCGGTCGGGTTCGGATTGGATGGGTTGGAAATAGGGATAGAAACCAGTCTTCTTTGCCCTCTCTACAATTGGATAGTACTCATAACACTTGTCAAATAAGTCCATAACCGATTTTATCTTTTCAGTGAGAAAAGTCAATATCATTCTTGAAAAGGAGCCTTTTTCTCTTATAATTTTTCGTGCCGAAAGACTCCCCCAAAGAGAGAAAGATTATTATCTTTATTAGTCTTCTCCTTCTTTTCCTTTCTGGTTTCTTAAATTACTCTTCTCCCTACTTTTATGGGGAGAGTTGGCGAATCTTTCTTCACCTGCCAAAAATGAGCAAAGAAATCTCTTTTTCTGTTTGGTGGTTAATCATCGGCTTACCCTTACTTCTCTTCTTTTCCGCCCTACGCTTTCCCAATTTTAGAAAGATATTAAAGGCACTCCCCCGGCAAAAAAATCTCCCCCTCTTTCTATTTTTTACCCTTCTCTTCGCCTTCTCTCTTTTTCCCTGGGAATACTCTTGGGTCCGACCCAGTAAATCCCATCTTACCATCTATCTCATCTTGGGTAGTGTCGGCTTAATTTTTTTGCTCATTGGGATTTATCCGAAACTAAAATTCTTAGAGGAATTTTCCAATAAATTCCTTCTCTGGTTAATGAACCTCAATCAAAAAACCTTTATCCTTCTCTCTTCCCTTCTCCTATTTATTATCTCTAACCTCGTCTCTTTTCTAATCTTTAACCATATTCCCCACATCTCCGATTCCATCGCCCAACTCTTCCAAGGACGGATATTTGCTAATGGCAGACTTTATCTCACTTCTCCCCCGTTCCCTGATTTCTTTGATTACGGTCATATTATCAATAATGGCCGCTGGTATTCCCAATACCAATTCCTCCATCCCCTCTTTTTAATGATTGGTGTGTTAATCAAAGCCCCTTGGCTTATTAATCCCGTTTTGGGCACTTTAACTATTCCCCTCGTCTATCTTCTGGGTAAAGAAATTTATGACGAAAAGACCGGTCGGTTGGCCGCTCTTTTTACTAGTATCAACCCGGTCATCTTTATGATGTCTGGGGAATATATGAATCATCCCACCTCCCTACTCTTTGCCACCATTTTCTTCCTTTTCTTTTTCCGCGCCCAAAGGGAAAAAAAATTATCCCAAGGTTTAATTGCTGGTATCGCCTTAGGTCTGGTTGCCAATTGCCGGGTCTACACCGCAATCCTAATCGGCATCCCTTTCTTCTTTTATGCCCTTTATCTAATAAAGAAAGAACCCCGTTCTCTCTTCACCTTTCTCATTATGCTCTTTTCCTTTCTCGGAGTTGCCGCTCTCAATCTCCTTTACAATTGGCTTACCAATGGCAATCCCTTCCTCTTTGGTTATGTTGTGCGCTGGGGTCCTGGCCATTCCATCGGCTTTGGTAAAAGTGGTTGGGGAATTAAACATACCCCACTCCGGGGACTAATCAATATTGGCCATGATGGGAACCTCTTAAATAAGTTTCTCTTGGAAATTCCCTTTCCCGCCCTTTTTCTCGTCTTTTTCCCCTTCGCCTTGGGGAATAAAAATAGAAGCGATTGGCTTTTTCTTTTAACCTTCCTCTCCCTCTGGTTTGGACATTTCTTCTATTGGTTTCACGGCATCGCCTTTGGTGCCCGATTTTTATACGAAGTGGTGCCGGTCTTAATTATCTTATTAGTCCGGAGTGGAAAAAATTTAGGTAATCTCATCCGCCGGGCTTGGCACCTCAACATCCCCGATTCTACCATAAACCAATTCTTTGCCCGGACCTTACCCCTTCTCTTTTTTCTCTTTCTCTTTATCGGCTTACCACCCCTTCTCCGGATGTATTATAAATATTGGGGGGTTGACCGGAATTTACTCCAAAGGGTGAAAAAGGAAAAGATTAAAAATGGACTCATCTTCTGTCAAGAATTGGGTGATGCCTTCAATGCCAACCCCATTCACTTAAAGGGTGAGATAATCTATGCCCAGGACCTGGGTATCTTAAATCCCGCCCTCACCCTTCTCTATCCTAACCGCCATTACTACCAAGGGACAAAAGAAGGGTTAAAACCGTTAAACCTGCCACCATTTCCCCAATCGGCATTAAAGAAAATCTTAGATTCCCTCGCTTCCTATTTATCGGAAAGCCTCATTAATCAATACCGAACCGTCATCTGCCCCTTTAAAGACCTGCCACCGGAAATTCTTAAAGGGAGCGATAAGTTAACCGACTTTCGGGAAGTGACAATTTCCGTAATGACCCAAAAAAGAACTCTTGACGATTATCTCCCCGCGCTCCTCTTATGGGTTGTGGGTGATTGCCGCCCCCACTTAGAAATCTTTCGCTACTTGGAAAAGTCTCCTTATTTTGTGGCCGGTCCTTATAAGGCGAAACGTCTCTGGCAGAGTAGTGACAATCGGGCACTAATCGCCGAAATCAACTTCGCGGAATAGATTTTTAAAGAAATTTACCAAGTGATAGTAATATCTTCCTTCGGGAAAAAATTTTTCTTAGTGAAATAGACCTTCATCTCTCCTCCCTCTCTTTTTGTGCTGTCCGCCGAATAAGAGATCTTATAGGAAGAAAGACTTTCTGGTAGTTCAATCAGAAAATGGGCTAACTTTAATGGTCTACGCCATTTCTGAGTTGTCTTCACAATATACCGTGCCTCCCTACCCCTTAATTTCTGCTCGTAATAGACAAAAAATGATTTCTCCTCTTGGGGTAAAAAGGAAATCGTCATCACGAGACCACTATCCCTTTTTTGAAAAGATAAGTCCGAAGAGATACTCTCGGGATAAGAATGGAAACTATCCAAAGGAAAGGGATAGAAAAGTTCCGCCCTTATTCTCTCCTTCTTTAAGTTTTTTAGGAAATATTGACCGAAAACCGAAACCTTGCCGGGAAGGATTTTTATTCTGACCTCTTCTTGATAGAAATCAATCGGTGGTTTTTCAGTACAGGTAAAAAGAAGAATGGTTAAAGGAAATAAGATTTTCTTTATTTCTCCCCCAATTCTCTTAATAAATTACCAACTTCTTTACCCTTTCCCTTTCGGGTAAAAAGTAAATTCCCTTTCCCAATGTCCCTCTCTTTTCTACCTTTCGTCCCAGAGCATCGTAGAAGTCTATCCTTTGGGAAAAAGAAATTTTTTCCTCTCCCAGCCCGGAGTATCTGACAACAATATCAATCCCCGTGAGGTGCTGGTTATAACCAAGGTCAACGGAATCTTGGCGAACTGCCCAAACCCGATTAACCAAAAATGCTTTAATTTGATATTTTCCGGCACCCAAACCCGGAAGGTAATATGGTTGATTAATTGGAAAACCCTCCCAATCATAAGAAATCTCTCCCATCGGACCGGAGGCAGAAATGAAAATATAAGGCACCAGATTACCCAATTCGTCAATTACCCGACCGGCGATAGAACTCCAATCGTCATTTTCTTCACCAAAGGTGGGCGTGGAATCAATATACCAATTAAGGGGACGAGAAGGAATATCAGGAATCCGATAAAGGGAAACCGACCCGTTATAAGGTGGTGCGGGACCCCTACCGTAAGATGCGGGGAGGGCTGGATATTTATAGCAGTCTGCGAAATAGCCCCGAGGGTCAAGTAAGGTAATAGAATCCGCCTCATCCCCTAAGGAGAAAGTCCCCGTAGTATTGCTCCGATCAATTACTACATAACCATTGGGTGGCAAGATGACGCCAGAATTTATCACCGCCCTGCCCGCGGAACTGACAATCTGCCAGTTACTCAAATTCCATCCCCCTCCAAAGTGGTCATGGATTTCAATGCGCTCTAAGGAATCGGGTGCGGATTGAATTTCATTAAAATAAGTAATAAGGAAAGGGTTGGCTAAAAGAATTGAGGGGAAAATTATTAAAAGATATTTCATACTCTCCCTCTCTCCTAAAATTATATAGGCAAAAAGATAAATGTCAAGGAAACGATTTTCTGGGATTGACAAAAGGGATTTTTTGAGGAAAATAAGGAAATGGCAAAAACCTTCTTCATTAAGACTTATGGCTGCCAGATGAACCTCTATGATGAGGGGATTGTGCGGGAAATCTTAAAAAGGGAAGGCTACAAACCAACAAGGGAGGAAGAAGCGAGCCTTCTTCTCATTTTAACCTGCGCGGTCCGGAGGCACGCCGAAAGGAGAGCCCTCGGCTTCCTCTCCTCTCTCAAAAAGTTAAAGAGGGAAAGACCGGAAAGGAAAATTGGGGTCTTGGGTTGTTTGGCAAAGGCATGGGGAGAAAAAATTCTCTCCTTTGGTGCCGACTTCGCCTTAGGACCGGATAACTACCAAAAATTACCGGCGATGATAAAAGATTCTACGGTCGGGGTAGAAACGGCCGACTCCTCTATTGAGACCTATGAAGATCTTTTGCCCGAGCCAAAAGGGGTGAGCGCCTTTCTGGCGATTATGCGCGGTTGCGATAACTTCTGTACCTATTGTATTGTCCCTTATTGCCGGGGAAGGGAAAGGTCAAAGAAATTATTAAAGGTTTTGGCAGAAGCGGAAAGTTTGGTGAAGAAAGGAGTGAAAGAAATAATCGTCTTGGGACAGAATGTTTTAGCCTATAAAGATGGCGAAAGAGATTTCTTAACTCTCCTTAGGGAATTGAATTCCTTAGAAGGTTTGGTACGGATTCGCTTCTTAACCTCCCATCCGAAGGATTTATCCCTTGCTCTGATAGAAGAAATTGCCCATCTCGTTAAACAAGGAAAAGTCTGCCCAGAGTTTCACTTACCTTTGCAATCCGGTTCCGATAAAATCCTCTCCCTGATGGGTCGGCGGTATACCCAGAAGGAATACCGAGAGAAGATAAATTACCTCCGCCAACTCCTTCCCGATTGTGCCCTCACCACTGACCTGATGGTTGGCTTTCCCGGGGAGGAAGAGGAAGATTTCCAAGAGACCTTAAAAATGGTGGAGGAGATAAGATTTGACTTTGCCTATATGTTTAAGTATTCCGAAAGGCCCTTCACCAAGGCAAAAGAGATTGAACCGAAGGTCTCAGAAAAGGAAAAACAGGAGCGGCTCTCCCAATTGATTTCCCTCCAGAACCGGATCACCAAAGAAAAGAATGAGGAGATGATTGGCAAAATCTTTCCGGTTCTAATTGAAGGGATAAAAGAGGATGGGGCTTTTGGGAAAACGCCCCAGGGAAAACTTGTCATCATCCCTTCCCTTTCCCAAGAGGGAAGAAAGGGTGAGATTTATCAGATAAAGATTGAGAAGTTAGAAGGTTGGACCCCAATCGGTACTCTTTTTAAGGAGGAAAAATGACCGCTTTGAGAATTGCCCTCATTATTCTCATCGTCATTGCTGGAAGTATTTTAGCCATCCTCAATACCCAAGTGGAAGTAAAAGAGGTTAAGGTCTTCTGGCAGTCTTACTACCGGGTCCCCTTAGCGGTGGTGATGCTCTATTCCTATGCCTTAGGACTCCTCACCGTTGGTATCTTTGCCGGTATCTCGGAAATTAAACTCCGTCGGGAAATCAGGAAAGAGAAGAAGGAGAAGGAAGCCCTCTTGGAAGAATTGCAGGCATTAAGAAATTTGCCCTTAGGCGAATAGGAGGCGAGATGGCGCCCCTCATCATTATTTTTCTCATCATTATTTTTTTAGCAATCTATCCCTTAATCCGGGATGCCATCCGCAAAAGATACCAACCGGAATTAGACTTCTCTTTAGCCTTAGAACTGATCATTGCCGGAAAGAAGGAAGCGGCATTAGAAAAGTTGAAAGGGATTGTGAGAAGAAATAGTGAATTTATTGATGCCTATCTCTACCTTTCTGACCTCTATTTAGAGAAGGGCGATTTCCATACGGCGATGGCGATTGGCGAAAGGCTCGCCTTACGGAGAAATCTGACCAGAGAGAAAGAGAGGAAGATTCTTAAACACCTTGCCCGATTGTATGTCAAGGGGAAAAGATACCTCAAAGCCATTTCCATCTTAGAAGAACTGATAAAAATTGAGAAAGACCCGGAAGCCCTCTCCACCCTCTTCGCCTTATACTTAAAGGAGGAAAATCTTCCGGCCGCGGAAAAAATCTGGGAAGACCTGGTAAAAACGAATAAGAGTAAAATTCCTCTCTTCTATGCGGAACTGGGTAAAGCCTTTTTGAAAAAAGAGGAGAAGAAAGGGCTTGCCTACTTAGAAAAGGGGAAAAATTCCGAAAACCCCATCCCTTCCCTTCTCTACCTGGCGGAATACTACGCCTCAATTAACGAACCGGAGAAGTCGCTTGCCCATTACGAAAAGGTGATTGAGAAGAATCCGAGTTCTTTCAAGAGGATTAAGGATAAGATGGAAGAACTCTATTACTCCTTAGGCCGCTACGAAGAATTGGAAGATATCTACCGCCGTTGGATAAGATCCCATCCGGAGATTTTAGACTTCTTCTTAGCCCTTTCCCAGATTTACATAAAGAAAGAATTACCCGAAGAGGCGATTAAGGTTTTAGAGCAATATAAGGGAAGAGAGAAAAATTACCTCCTCCATCTCCTCGCCGCCTATCTCTCCGCCGGAAAATTGGAGAAAAGTCGGATGGTCTTGGAAGATTTAATCAAAAGGGACGAGGTGAGAGGGAAGACCGGAACCTGCTCCTACTGCCAAACAGAATTAGAGGTCTTAGCCCTAATCTGTCCCAACTGCCTCTCTTGGTTTGAATAATTGTTAAGGGGGAGAGACATCCAATCATGACCACCCTAACCCCGCTCCTCTCCCAATACCACAAGATAAAGGAGAAATATAAAGACTGCCTCCTCCTCTTTCGGCTCGGTGATTTTTATGAGATGTTTTACGATGATGCCAAAATTGCCTCTCAGGTCTTAGGTCTCACTCTAACCGCTCGCTCTTATGGGGAAAGTCAAAAGATCCCCTTAGCCGGAATTCCCGTCAAATCCTTAGACAATTATCTCCGCCGCCTGGTGGAGAAGGGTTATAAGGTGGCAATCTGCGAACAATTGGAAGAAGCCTCCCCTTCCCGCAATCTCATTTTGCGCGATGTGGTGGAAGTGATTACCCCCGGCACCATCGTCTCCCCTTCCCTTTTAGAAGAGAAAAAGAACAACTTCCTTCTCGCTATCGCTCCGGATGAGGATGAGACCTTGGGCATCGCCTATTGCGATATCTCAACCGGAGAATTCGCCACCGCCCTTTTGAAAAAGGAAGACCTCTGGGAAGAAATCCAGCGGATTGACCCAAAAGAAATCATCCACCCCCAATCCCTCACCTTAGAAGAGATAAAGATTGCCAAAACCCCTCTGCCCGACTACTACTTCTCCCTTGATTTTGCAGAAAATGAGATTAAAGGCTTCTTCGGCATTCTCAGTTTAACCCCATTCAATCTGGAAGAGAAAAGGGGGTGTATCTCCGCCTCCGGTGCCATCCTCTACTACCTAAGAGAAACGCAAAAGGGCTGGGTGCGGAATATAAAGAAGATCACCTTCTATGAGGGAGATGAATATCTCATCTTGGATAAGGCGA is a window encoding:
- the recG gene encoding ATP-dependent DNA helicase RecG → MMPQLSGKFAKWKDVEFDLNSPVQYLKGVGPKRAYYFKKIGIEKIKDLIFLLPRRYLDRKNLRPIRELKVGEEGTVIGKVLASGVEKTLKKGEVVRIAVGDQTGILYVTWFNRPDLKNTFRINQEVILSGPVSYFRGKSMVNPYYEIMEEGKEEYNYCGAIIPIYPLTENLSLWDIRRTMRQALQIAQPLLRETLPKKILKNYSFPSLPATLNSLHFPETMEETIKARERLVYEEFFYFECLLALNKKRKKEDAPILSNQERLTKSFLSLLPFPLTQSQREVIKEIEDDLQKGKSMTRLLQGDVGSGKTVVALYAMVLACENETQACLMAPTEILAEQHFLNWHPLLAKIGIKSALLTGSTKKKEKIYEGLAKGEIGIVFGTHALIEEDCRFKNLALVIVDEQHRFGVMQRAKLLTKGKSPHFLVMTATPIPRTLSLTLYGDLDISTLKEKPPGRKRIVTRLTSEGKRDKVYDFIKGKLKEGRQVYILCPLIEESEKLDLASAKKTYEEVKIIFNDFSVALLHGRMRSEERMKTMEDFRKGLIQILVTTTVIEVGVDVPNATIILIEHPERFGLAQLHQLRGRVGRGEEVSYCILLAPENISPEAKERLTHFEKMDDGFLLAEKDLELRGPGQFFGVRQHGLPDFKIGDPIKEKEILFRAREDAFAIIEEDPNLEKEENWVIRENIPKRFLAREDLLKVI
- a CDS encoding DUF4837 family protein yields the protein MRKRFASLFILAFFSCTPLPEVIGRLFDVYVLTNYSEMIKDTLSLILEEEILTPQPEKIFRLRYRPLSQFAVYAQFPNLLLIGTPFDTIIRDFLGEKREIVAKETFAFFTIKEEKKGKKLHQFFIFVAADKEKLCRGLIRYKDRIRYSLEEEIKERIFSLTYTRGENEKIKERLETNYHFSLKVPKGFQLSEKYAAGNFLYLFTHYPDRSIFIYWSDGEKELNPFDLITLRDSLTYLYYDGDYVARKYTTYQETKFFGLPAIKIQGVWQNDKEIIGGPFISYAFNYKGKFYLLDGTLFNPGKRKLNNLFQLSVILLTFQPEGGEKN
- a CDS encoding pyridoxal phosphate-dependent aminotransferase family protein; the encoded protein is MDLFDKCYEYYPIVERAKKTGFYPYFQPIQSEPDREVVIKGKRLLMFGSNNYLGLTNHPKLKERAIAAIAKYGTGCTGSRFLNGTLDLHEELERNLAEFFKKEDCIVFSTGFQTNLGVISALVRRGDCAITDKLDHASIVDGCQLSFGQVKRFIHNDMEDLEKVLKGIPKEKGKLIIVDGVFSMEGDIANLPEICRLARKYNCRVMVDDAHAVGVLGKNGRGTAEHFGLEEEVDLIMGTFSKSFATIGGFVVGEKRVITFIRHQARSLIFSASIPPPAVATVLAALEIIKNEPERRERLWRNTNKMLKGLKGMGYNIGNSCTPIIPIIIGDDYKTIQFWHNLYEAGLFTNPVIPPAVPSGRSLIRTSYMATHTDEDLDRALEIFEKVGKKMGIIG
- a CDS encoding glycosyltransferase family 39 protein, producing MPKDSPKERKIIIFISLLLLFLSGFLNYSSPYFYGESWRIFLHLPKMSKEISFSVWWLIIGLPLLLFFSALRFPNFRKILKALPRQKNLPLFLFFTLLFAFSLFPWEYSWVRPSKSHLTIYLILGSVGLIFLLIGIYPKLKFLEEFSNKFLLWLMNLNQKTFILLSSLLLFIISNLVSFLIFNHIPHISDSIAQLFQGRIFANGRLYLTSPPFPDFFDYGHIINNGRWYSQYQFLHPLFLMIGVLIKAPWLINPVLGTLTIPLVYLLGKEIYDEKTGRLAALFTSINPVIFMMSGEYMNHPTSLLFATIFFLFFFRAQREKKLSQGLIAGIALGLVANCRVYTAILIGIPFFFYALYLIKKEPRSLFTFLIMLFSFLGVAALNLLYNWLTNGNPFLFGYVVRWGPGHSIGFGKSGWGIKHTPLRGLINIGHDGNLLNKFLLEIPFPALFLVFFPFALGNKNRSDWLFLLTFLSLWFGHFFYWFHGIAFGARFLYEVVPVLIILLVRSGKNLGNLIRRAWHLNIPDSTINQFFARTLPLLFFLFLFIGLPPLLRMYYKYWGVDRNLLQRVKKEKIKNGLIFCQELGDAFNANPIHLKGEIIYAQDLGILNPALTLLYPNRHYYQGTKEGLKPLNLPPFPQSALKKILDSLASYLSESLINQYRTVICPFKDLPPEILKGSDKLTDFREVTISVMTQKRTLDDYLPALLLWVVGDCRPHLEIFRYLEKSPYFVAGPYKAKRLWQSSDNRALIAEINFAE
- the miaB gene encoding tRNA (N6-isopentenyl adenosine(37)-C2)-methylthiotransferase MiaB, giving the protein MAKTFFIKTYGCQMNLYDEGIVREILKREGYKPTREEEASLLLILTCAVRRHAERRALGFLSSLKKLKRERPERKIGVLGCLAKAWGEKILSFGADFALGPDNYQKLPAMIKDSTVGVETADSSIETYEDLLPEPKGVSAFLAIMRGCDNFCTYCIVPYCRGRERSKKLLKVLAEAESLVKKGVKEIIVLGQNVLAYKDGERDFLTLLRELNSLEGLVRIRFLTSHPKDLSLALIEEIAHLVKQGKVCPEFHLPLQSGSDKILSLMGRRYTQKEYREKINYLRQLLPDCALTTDLMVGFPGEEEEDFQETLKMVEEIRFDFAYMFKYSERPFTKAKEIEPKVSEKEKQERLSQLISLQNRITKEKNEEMIGKIFPVLIEGIKEDGAFGKTPQGKLVIIPSLSQEGRKGEIYQIKIEKLEGWTPIGTLFKEEK